The following coding sequences lie in one Hyphomicrobiales bacterium genomic window:
- a CDS encoding flagellar motor protein MotA, producing the protein MAAQTDSHKLSSPQTFLWRMIVFLIIAGFIAAILYPQVHSAFMSNPGLNGLIIGVLLIGIAFAFRMVIRLFPEVHWVNSFRVADPGLELTRSPVLLAPMAMMLRDRIGRMMLSAPAMRSILDSISMRLDEARDISRYLIGLLVFLGLLGTFWGLLQTVSSVGQTIASLDAAATNTGVIFEDLKAGLQAPLAGMGTAFSSSLFGLAGSLVLGFLDLQASQAQNRFYNDLEDWLSTVTDLTPAQIAGEREQPEMANLAGIQKSIEQLARSMSDGGGPTRGATAAMAQLAEGIQSLIQHMRAEQQMIREWVEAQADQQQDVKRMLSTLGSRAKEREKQG; encoded by the coding sequence ATGGCCGCACAGACGGATTCGCACAAGCTGTCCAGCCCGCAGACCTTTCTGTGGCGGATGATTGTCTTCCTGATTATTGCCGGATTTATCGCGGCAATTCTCTATCCGCAGGTGCATTCCGCCTTCATGTCCAACCCGGGGCTGAATGGCCTGATCATCGGCGTTCTCCTCATCGGCATCGCGTTTGCCTTCCGCATGGTGATTCGGCTGTTTCCGGAAGTGCACTGGGTAAACAGTTTCCGCGTCGCCGACCCGGGCCTGGAGCTGACGCGCTCACCGGTGCTGCTGGCGCCGATGGCGATGATGCTGCGCGATCGCATTGGCCGGATGATGCTGTCTGCGCCGGCGATGCGCTCGATCCTTGATTCCATCTCCATGCGCCTCGACGAGGCCCGCGACATCTCCCGCTATCTGATCGGGCTGTTGGTCTTTCTCGGTCTTCTCGGCACCTTCTGGGGACTGCTTCAGACGGTGAGCTCGGTCGGCCAGACTATCGCCTCGCTCGACGCCGCCGCCACCAATACCGGGGTCATCTTCGAAGACCTCAAGGCCGGCCTGCAGGCGCCGCTCGCCGGCATGGGCACGGCGTTTTCCTCGTCGCTGTTCGGTCTTGCCGGCTCATTGGTGCTCGGCTTTCTCGACCTGCAGGCGAGCCAGGCGCAGAACCGCTTCTACAATGACCTCGAGGACTGGCTGTCGACGGTCACCGACCTGACGCCGGCCCAGATCGCGGGCGAACGCGAGCAGCCGGAAATGGCGAACCTCGCCGGTATCCAGAAGAGCATCGAGCAACTTGCCCGATCCATGTCCGATGGCGGCGGCCCGACGCGCGGCGCCACGGCGGCGATGGCGCAACTTGCCGAAGGCATCCAGTCGCTGATCCAGCACATGCGCGCCGAACAGCAGATGATCCGCGAATGGGTCGAGGCGCAGGCGGATCAGCAGCAGGACGTTAAGCGCATGCTTTCGACGCTCGGAAGCCGTGCCAAGGAGCGTGAGAAGCAGGGTTAG
- a CDS encoding peptidoglycan -binding protein yields the protein MAIARTRRREGGANYWPGFVDAMATLLLVIIFLLSMFMLTQYFLSQEISGRDTILNRLNSQIAELTELLALERAGKKSVEETLAALQDSLAGTEAERDRLQGLFDNRAADAGQAGDRIAALTTQLDEEKRISVSALAKVELLNQQIAALRRQLAAIETALEASEVRDKESQVKIADLGRRLNVALAQKVQQLARYRSDFFGRLREILSQRADIQVVGDRFVFQSEVLFDSGSAEINPAGRGELQKLGVALLELEEEIPPDIAWVLRVDGHTDARPIQSARFPSNWELSAARAISVVRFLMDKGVSPTHLVAAGFGEHQPIDPGADAEAMRRNRRIELKLTER from the coding sequence ATGGCAATCGCACGTACAAGGCGGCGGGAAGGCGGCGCCAATTATTGGCCCGGCTTCGTCGACGCGATGGCTACTCTGCTGCTGGTCATCATATTCCTCTTGTCGATGTTCATGCTGACCCAGTATTTCCTCAGCCAGGAAATTTCCGGCCGCGATACCATCCTCAACCGGCTCAATTCGCAGATCGCCGAGCTCACCGAGCTGCTGGCGCTGGAGCGCGCCGGCAAGAAGTCCGTCGAGGAGACGCTGGCCGCGCTGCAGGACAGCCTCGCCGGCACCGAGGCCGAGCGCGACCGCCTGCAGGGCCTTTTCGACAATCGGGCCGCCGACGCCGGCCAGGCCGGCGATCGAATCGCCGCCTTGACCACCCAGCTCGACGAGGAAAAACGGATCAGCGTCTCGGCCCTTGCCAAGGTCGAGCTGCTCAACCAGCAAATCGCCGCCCTGCGCCGGCAGCTGGCGGCGATCGAGACGGCACTCGAAGCCTCAGAGGTCCGCGACAAGGAGAGCCAGGTCAAGATCGCCGACCTGGGGCGCCGCCTCAATGTGGCCCTGGCGCAGAAGGTTCAGCAGCTCGCCCGTTACCGATCCGACTTTTTCGGCCGGCTGCGCGAGATCTTGAGTCAACGCGCCGACATCCAGGTGGTCGGCGACCGGTTCGTGTTTCAATCCGAGGTGCTGTTCGATTCCGGCTCGGCCGAAATCAACCCGGCCGGCCGCGGGGAGCTGCAGAAACTCGGCGTCGCTCTTCTCGAGTTGGAGGAGGAGATCCCGCCGGACATCGCCTGGGTGCTGCGGGTCGACGGGCACACCGACGCGCGGCCGATCCAGTCGGCGCGCTTCCCCTCCAACTGGGAACTGTCGGCCGCGCGCGCCATCTCGGTGGTCCGTTTCCTGATGGACAAGGGCGTCTCGCCGACCCATCTCGTCGCCGCCGGGTTCGGCGAACACCAGCCGATCGACCCAGGCGCCGACGCGGAGGCCATGCGCCGTAATCGCCGCATCGAACTGAAGCTGACCGAGCGCTGA
- a CDS encoding ABC transporter transmembrane domain-containing protein, whose protein sequence is MPRGLRSNEEAGGAGRPAAGRARVRPLLTLHPFIARYKGHIFAALVALLVASAATLAIPLAVRRVIDHGFSAADAAFVNQYFGMMMAVVLVLAAASAARFYFVTWLGERVVNDLRREVFGHILALSPAFFDRTQSGEVISRLAADTTQIKSAVAASVSIALRNLFLLVGAVVMMVVTSPRLSGLVLAVLPVIVLPLVGFGRAVRRRSRIAQDTLADATSYASEVIGAVRAVQAFNNEKTATGRFARAVETAFGAARSAVRARAALTFGAIALVFASVVAVLWYGAQDVLAGRLTGGSLSQFVLYAVFAAGAMGELSQVWGELSLAAGAAERLTELLAVEPEIKKPAQPKPLPVPARGEIVFDRVKFSYPGRPDATVLRGVSFKVAPGETVAIVGPSGAGKSTLFHLLLRYYDPESGRIAIDCVKLDEADPVDVRSRLSVVPQETAIFAASIAENIQFGRPEASEEEVRQAAAAALVDEFVAPLPDGYETPVGERGVTLSGGQRQRIAIARAILKDAPILLLDEATSSLDAESETAVQAALQRLMEGRTTLVIAHRLATVQKADRILVMDAGSIVEQGNHESLQRKGGLYGRLAKLQFGAEPASVAAK, encoded by the coding sequence GAGGACTGAGGTCGAACGAGGAGGCCGGAGGCGCCGGCCGCCCCGCAGCGGGGCGCGCGCGCGTGCGCCCGTTGCTGACGCTGCACCCCTTCATTGCCCGCTACAAGGGCCACATCTTCGCAGCCCTGGTGGCGCTGCTCGTCGCCTCGGCGGCGACGCTTGCCATTCCGCTCGCGGTGCGCCGCGTCATCGACCATGGCTTCTCCGCCGCCGATGCGGCCTTCGTCAATCAGTATTTCGGCATGATGATGGCTGTGGTGCTGGTGCTGGCGGCGGCGAGCGCGGCGCGTTTTTATTTCGTCACCTGGCTGGGCGAGCGGGTCGTCAACGACCTGCGCAGAGAGGTGTTCGGCCACATCCTCGCCCTGTCGCCGGCCTTCTTCGACCGCACCCAGTCGGGCGAGGTGATCTCGCGGCTTGCCGCCGATACGACGCAGATCAAGTCGGCGGTCGCGGCCAGCGTCTCGATCGCGTTGCGCAATCTGTTCCTGCTCGTCGGCGCGGTGGTGATGATGGTGGTGACGAGCCCGCGGCTCTCCGGCCTGGTGCTGGCCGTTCTTCCCGTAATCGTGCTGCCGCTGGTCGGCTTCGGGCGCGCTGTGCGCCGGCGCTCGCGGATCGCGCAGGACACGCTGGCCGATGCGACCTCCTATGCCAGCGAAGTGATCGGCGCGGTCCGGGCGGTGCAGGCGTTCAATAACGAGAAGACGGCGACGGGCCGCTTCGCGCGCGCGGTGGAGACAGCGTTCGGCGCCGCCCGCTCCGCGGTTCGCGCCCGCGCTGCGCTGACCTTCGGCGCCATCGCGCTGGTCTTTGCCAGCGTCGTCGCGGTGCTGTGGTACGGCGCCCAGGACGTGCTCGCCGGCCGCCTCACCGGTGGTTCGCTGTCGCAGTTCGTGCTTTATGCGGTGTTTGCCGCTGGCGCCATGGGCGAGCTAAGCCAGGTCTGGGGCGAGCTGTCGCTGGCCGCCGGCGCGGCGGAACGGCTGACCGAATTGCTGGCGGTCGAGCCGGAGATCAAGAAGCCGGCGCAGCCGAAGCCGCTGCCGGTGCCAGCGCGCGGCGAGATCGTCTTTGATCGTGTCAAGTTCTCCTATCCCGGGCGTCCGGATGCGACGGTGCTGCGCGGCGTGTCGTTCAAGGTCGCGCCGGGCGAGACGGTGGCGATTGTCGGCCCCTCGGGGGCCGGCAAGAGCACGCTGTTTCATCTTCTGCTGCGCTATTACGACCCGGAATCGGGCCGCATCGCCATCGATTGCGTCAAGCTCGACGAAGCAGACCCTGTGGACGTCCGCTCCCGTCTCTCGGTGGTGCCGCAGGAGACGGCGATCTTTGCCGCCAGTATCGCCGAGAACATCCAGTTCGGTCGCCCCGAGGCAAGTGAGGAGGAGGTCCGGCAGGCGGCCGCCGCGGCGCTCGTCGACGAGTTCGTTGCTCCCTTGCCCGATGGCTACGAGACCCCTGTCGGGGAGCGCGGGGTGACGCTGTCTGGCGGTCAGCGCCAGCGCATCGCCATCGCCCGCGCGATTCTGAAGGATGCGCCGATCCTGCTGCTCGACGAAGCGACCAGTTCGCTCGACGCGGAAAGCGAGACCGCGGTCCAGGCGGCGCTGCAGCGGCTCATGGAGGGGCGCACCACGCTGGTCATCGCCCACCGGCTGGCGACGGTGCAGAAGGCCGACCGCATCCTGGTCATGGACGCCGGAAGCATCGTTGAGCAGGGCAACCATGAGAGCTTGCAGCGCAAAGGCGGGCTCTATGGCCGGCTTGCCAAGCTGCAGTTCGGCGCCGAGCCCGCGTCGGTCGCGGCCAAATAG